Proteins co-encoded in one Sporosarcina sp. FSL K6-1522 genomic window:
- the tatC gene encoding twin-arginine translocase subunit TatC: MDPYGDHHRKIISPLDKPQMDADDIDKASSDGDEEEGKQASPQMDDLETANHESLVGHLSELRKQLVKSVAVFLVFFIIVFSTINSWFPYVTRGHSLIILGPLEVVKFYMSISTALAFGLSLPFLCHFLWQFVKPGLNEPESKFLSLYSPVMLLLFVGGVAFGYFIVNPLSYTFLIALGAVNFDVMVSAQEYIQFLLMTTMPIGLLFELPIVAMFLASIGLLTADSMKKVRKWSYLAIAIISALITPPDFVSQLLVLIPMVILYEASIYVVMHIERRRSQQAVVE, encoded by the coding sequence ATGGATCCATATGGAGATCATCATCGTAAAATCATAAGTCCACTGGATAAGCCACAAATGGACGCTGATGATATAGACAAGGCAAGTAGTGATGGCGATGAAGAGGAAGGCAAGCAAGCATCACCACAAATGGACGATTTGGAAACGGCCAATCATGAATCACTCGTCGGCCATCTATCGGAATTGAGGAAGCAACTTGTAAAAAGTGTGGCTGTATTTCTTGTGTTTTTTATCATTGTGTTTTCCACCATCAATAGTTGGTTTCCTTATGTGACGAGGGGGCATTCCTTGATTATTCTTGGACCGCTCGAAGTTGTGAAATTTTACATGTCAATTTCGACAGCGCTTGCTTTTGGTTTGTCCTTACCATTCCTCTGTCACTTTTTATGGCAGTTCGTGAAGCCAGGCTTAAATGAGCCAGAGAGTAAGTTTTTAAGTTTATATTCACCTGTCATGTTGCTATTGTTTGTTGGGGGCGTGGCCTTTGGCTATTTTATTGTCAATCCATTGAGCTATACCTTTTTAATTGCACTTGGGGCTGTAAACTTTGATGTAATGGTATCTGCACAGGAATATATCCAATTTTTATTGATGACGACGATGCCGATTGGTCTTCTTTTTGAGTTGCCGATTGTTGCTATGTTTTTAGCGTCAATTGGCTTATTGACGGCAGACTCTATGAAGAAAGTACGGAAGTGGTCTTATCTTGCGATTGCTATTATTTCTGCGCTCATTACACCGCCTGATTTTGTCAGTCAGTTACTCGTACTCATCCCAATGGTTATTTTATATGAAGCGAGCATTTACGTCGTCATGCATATCGAACGTCGGCGTAGTCAGCAAGCCGTTGTTGAATGA
- a CDS encoding diguanylate cyclase, translating to MEVQQLIMYLLVYLIPGITLFGCACLVVTRNYRNTTNRLIALLIYLYSFMFLEEFIRHLLPISYSSFMVELFFKNNCVLIICVTLHFFIHITKLNERITIPFYPVSNYLPAFFGLQTTFFDVHLIGHAAFIQRGIWYVPVYTIHYYSLLTIFTIIILIFIAILVNGFTSTSTASRKKILRLLASGTFIGLITMNILAYPAFNVTLPPYPYLIMGIIFPSLLMVAAYRFNLLPSNATKYRMMFNLMPVSITVVNSDWDIVELNGYAKKELVQYDQQGSNLFGFVRSTENKEALSHFTQQLEEHETLHDYPITFTTADIGPLHYSVEASTIILEDQKLFYLIWRNVTEELENDQLIEQLAYHDGLTTLHNRAYFVSNVKKRIAKLTTSSPNDSALVLIDLNRFKQINDTHGHVVGDQVLQHAAMLLKQAVRTNDLVARLGGDEFVIFLENFPTQKAVFDWNDRLQKTFQHTPFQNGSATLQVEASIGIAFFPTDADTFESLFQLADANMYSYKRNSPKKDNKIRL from the coding sequence ATGGAGGTTCAACAACTCATCATGTATTTACTTGTTTACCTCATTCCCGGCATCACTTTGTTTGGATGCGCATGCTTAGTCGTTACACGTAACTATCGAAATACGACGAATCGCCTCATCGCTTTATTAATTTACTTGTATAGCTTTATGTTCCTTGAAGAATTCATCCGCCACTTACTTCCGATTTCTTATAGTTCTTTTATGGTAGAGCTATTTTTCAAAAATAATTGCGTCCTAATCATTTGCGTAACGTTACATTTTTTTATTCATATTACGAAACTCAACGAACGAATTACGATTCCTTTCTATCCTGTTAGCAATTACTTACCAGCTTTCTTCGGGTTGCAAACTACATTTTTTGATGTCCATTTGATTGGCCATGCTGCATTTATTCAAAGAGGGATTTGGTATGTCCCTGTTTATACAATCCATTATTATAGCTTATTGACCATTTTTACAATCATCATCTTGATTTTCATCGCCATCTTAGTAAACGGCTTTACGTCCACTTCAACGGCAAGTCGCAAAAAAATTTTACGCTTATTGGCTTCTGGAACGTTCATCGGACTTATTACGATGAATATATTAGCCTATCCTGCTTTCAATGTTACGCTTCCTCCTTATCCTTACCTAATTATGGGGATTATTTTCCCATCACTGTTAATGGTCGCGGCTTATCGATTCAACTTGCTGCCCTCAAACGCTACAAAGTATCGAATGATGTTTAACCTTATGCCCGTCTCCATTACGGTTGTGAATAGCGATTGGGATATCGTAGAACTCAATGGTTACGCTAAAAAAGAACTGGTTCAGTATGACCAACAAGGAAGCAATTTATTTGGTTTTGTTCGATCTACGGAGAACAAAGAAGCACTCTCGCACTTCACCCAACAGCTTGAAGAACATGAAACTTTGCATGATTATCCAATTACGTTTACAACAGCCGATATTGGCCCCCTCCATTACTCTGTAGAAGCTTCAACCATTATTTTAGAGGATCAAAAGTTGTTTTATTTAATTTGGAGAAATGTCACGGAAGAGCTTGAAAATGACCAACTGATTGAACAGCTGGCCTATCATGACGGACTTACTACGCTACACAATCGAGCTTATTTCGTGTCTAATGTAAAAAAGCGGATTGCGAAATTGACAACAAGTTCACCAAATGATTCTGCGCTTGTGCTCATCGATCTCAATCGTTTCAAACAGATTAATGATACACACGGACATGTCGTTGGCGACCAAGTATTGCAACATGCGGCGATGTTACTCAAACAAGCTGTCCGCACAAATGATTTAGTCGCCCGATTAGGAGGCGATGAATTCGTTATTTTTCTCGAAAATTTTCCAACGCAAAAAGCCGTATTCGATTGGAATGATCGTTTGCAAAAAACCTTTCAGCACACCCCTTTTCAGAATGGATCCGCAACATTGCAAGTCGAAGCCAGTATCGGCATTGCTTTCTTTCCAACAGATGCTGACACGTTTGAAAGCCTGTTTCAATTGGCTGACGCAAATATGTATAGCTATAAACGTAACTCCCCAAAAAAAGACAATAAAATTCGATTATAA
- the recQ gene encoding DNA helicase RecQ, whose translation MICIEKALNILTTYFGYPSFRTGQEQVIRGVLQGEDTLCVMPTGGGKSICYQVPALVMEGTVLVISPLISLMKDQVDALHQAGIPAAYINSSLSSEEYFGTMELAMEGKYQLLYVAPERLDSPAFKNQLRQMNIPMIAIDEAHCISQWGHDFRPSYRNISSIVSLFDEKPVVLALTATATPDVREDICRQLGISENNTVMTGFERANLTFSVVKGQDREKFVKEYVRKNDGEAGIIYAATRKAVDSVYETLRKSGVAVARYHAGLGDVERQSEQDRFLMDEATVMVATNAFGMGIDKSNIRYVIHYQMPKNMESYYQEAGRAGRDGLDSACTILFSSQDVQTQRFLIDQSQDETRIPAELEKLQSMIDYCHTEACLQKFIITYFGETDVVDCGRCANCTDTRESSDVTVDVQKVLSCVIRMGQRFGKTMIAQVLTGSRNKKVLEFGFDKLTTYGLMRGRNAKEVSDFIEFIISENYLGVEHGQFPIIYVSEQGKDVLTGKVKVHRKVTVITKQITADNPLFEQLRALRRQLAQDAGVPPFVVFSDKTLQDMAARMPITEEDFLEVSGVGLAKLERYGEAFMDEIKAYTAAAQENVPTL comes from the coding sequence ATGATTTGCATCGAAAAGGCTTTAAACATTTTAACGACGTATTTTGGCTATCCTTCCTTTAGAACGGGGCAGGAGCAAGTCATTCGTGGTGTGCTACAAGGCGAAGATACGCTTTGTGTGATGCCAACAGGGGGCGGGAAATCCATCTGTTACCAAGTGCCCGCATTGGTAATGGAGGGGACTGTTCTTGTCATTTCTCCACTTATTTCTTTAATGAAAGACCAGGTGGATGCACTTCATCAAGCAGGGATTCCAGCAGCCTACATTAATAGTTCTTTATCGTCAGAAGAATATTTTGGCACGATGGAGTTGGCGATGGAAGGCAAGTATCAACTTTTATATGTGGCACCGGAACGACTGGATTCACCCGCATTTAAAAATCAATTACGCCAAATGAATATCCCTATGATTGCGATTGATGAGGCGCATTGTATTTCGCAGTGGGGACATGATTTCCGCCCGAGCTATCGCAATATTAGTAGCATTGTTTCCTTGTTTGACGAGAAGCCGGTTGTGCTGGCATTGACAGCAACTGCAACACCGGATGTACGAGAAGATATTTGCCGCCAACTGGGTATCAGTGAGAATAATACGGTGATGACCGGCTTTGAACGGGCAAATCTGACGTTTTCGGTTGTCAAAGGACAAGACCGCGAGAAATTTGTGAAAGAATACGTGCGGAAAAATGATGGAGAAGCAGGTATTATTTATGCCGCAACACGTAAAGCAGTCGATTCTGTCTATGAAACGTTGCGAAAGAGCGGTGTAGCTGTTGCGAGATACCATGCAGGACTCGGAGATGTGGAACGCCAGTCTGAGCAGGATCGATTTTTGATGGACGAAGCAACGGTTATGGTTGCGACAAATGCCTTTGGAATGGGTATCGACAAATCCAATATTCGATACGTTATTCATTACCAAATGCCGAAAAACATGGAGAGTTATTATCAAGAAGCGGGGCGTGCAGGACGTGATGGGCTTGATAGTGCTTGTACCATCTTATTTTCATCACAGGATGTTCAAACGCAGCGATTTTTAATTGACCAATCACAGGACGAAACTCGAATCCCGGCAGAATTGGAAAAGTTGCAGTCGATGATTGACTATTGTCATACGGAAGCTTGTTTGCAGAAATTCATCATTACGTATTTTGGGGAAACGGATGTCGTGGATTGTGGACGTTGCGCAAATTGTACAGATACGCGAGAAAGCTCAGATGTCACGGTGGATGTACAAAAAGTGCTGTCCTGTGTTATTCGAATGGGGCAACGCTTTGGAAAGACAATGATTGCGCAAGTGTTAACGGGATCCCGCAATAAGAAGGTACTTGAATTTGGCTTTGACAAGCTCACGACTTATGGGCTCATGAGAGGAAGAAATGCCAAAGAAGTATCTGACTTCATCGAATTCATTATTTCAGAAAACTATCTAGGCGTTGAACATGGACAATTTCCAATCATTTATGTGAGTGAGCAAGGGAAAGACGTGTTAACGGGTAAAGTGAAAGTTCATCGAAAAGTAACGGTCATTACAAAACAAATTACGGCCGACAATCCATTGTTCGAACAGCTTCGCGCATTGCGGCGGCAGTTGGCACAGGATGCAGGTGTCCCTCCATTTGTCGTCTTTTCGGATAAAACCTTGCAGGACATGGCAGCAAGAATGCCTATTACGGAAGAGGATTTCCTAGAGGTAAGCGGTGTCGGACTTGCGAAGTTAGAGCGCTACGGCGAAGCATTTATGGATGAAATTAAAGCATATACAGCGGCAGCACAGGAAAATGTGCCAACGTTGTAA
- a CDS encoding S66 peptidase family protein, whose amino-acid sequence MIRYPKLLQKGNTIGVTATSSGVGSELHHLLRKAAHQFERRGYQIHLGETVWTDDKLTSAPKEIRSAELMEMLMDDEICAILPPWGGEFLSEVLPLLQFDKMEPKWIVGYSDSSTLLLSITLKTGIATVHGTNFVDLRSDEWDPVTSKFLDVLKAAEGETIVQQSSEKYQSQWQHNAPPDPYVFKLDRETKWRVIGDKPVRFEGRILSGCIDTIRHLVGTPFGDVKAFQEKFIAGDKIVWALENCEMDAPDFYRSILQLHNAGWFDNTAGIIFGRTAAGEAKGGFSDVDAMERLADLTGIPIVYDADIGHKPPQMTFVNGAYMDIEVANGKAVMHTQFI is encoded by the coding sequence ATGATTCGTTATCCAAAACTGTTACAAAAGGGCAATACGATTGGTGTGACTGCTACATCATCAGGAGTTGGGAGTGAATTACATCATTTATTGAGAAAAGCGGCTCATCAGTTTGAGCGAAGAGGGTATCAAATCCACCTCGGAGAAACGGTATGGACGGATGACAAACTAACGTCTGCACCGAAAGAAATCCGTAGTGCAGAATTAATGGAAATGCTGATGGATGATGAAATTTGTGCAATACTTCCGCCATGGGGCGGTGAATTTTTATCGGAAGTTCTTCCGCTTCTTCAATTTGATAAGATGGAACCGAAATGGATTGTTGGGTATTCGGATAGCAGTACGCTGCTATTATCGATTACGTTAAAAACTGGGATAGCGACAGTTCACGGGACGAACTTCGTTGATCTAAGAAGTGATGAATGGGATCCTGTCACCTCGAAATTTCTTGACGTACTTAAGGCCGCTGAAGGAGAGACGATTGTTCAACAATCATCGGAAAAATATCAGTCACAATGGCAGCATAATGCGCCGCCAGATCCGTATGTTTTTAAATTAGATCGAGAAACAAAATGGAGAGTAATTGGCGATAAACCTGTCCGATTCGAAGGTCGAATCTTGTCTGGTTGCATTGATACAATCCGCCATTTAGTGGGAACGCCTTTCGGAGATGTGAAAGCTTTTCAAGAGAAATTTATAGCGGGAGATAAAATTGTCTGGGCACTTGAAAATTGTGAAATGGATGCACCTGATTTTTATCGATCCATTCTTCAGTTACACAATGCAGGCTGGTTTGATAATACAGCGGGCATTATTTTTGGTAGAACGGCCGCCGGTGAAGCAAAAGGTGGATTCAGCGATGTAGATGCAATGGAGAGGCTTGCTGATCTAACGGGTATTCCAATCGTTTATGATGCAGATATTGGGCATAAGCCTCCACAAATGACTTTTGTCAATGGGGCTTACATGGACATTGAAGTAGCAAATGGCAAGGCAGTGATGCATACACAATTCATCTGA
- a CDS encoding hemerythrin domain-containing protein — protein sequence MAGPALKQLHSHRAIHEGGLSGAIGKTEEMMDLLKQGNLEVANQAADALVDYWLTRVISHADAEEEGFYSEVVEQKPKMEHAVIQLKRDHDLLRIILKDIQVLRETENLSPSVLHRFHALLVVNEIHSRDEERMLFE from the coding sequence ATGGCGGGACCAGCATTGAAGCAATTACATTCTCATCGTGCAATTCATGAAGGCGGACTTTCCGGCGCAATTGGCAAGACGGAAGAGATGATGGACTTACTAAAACAGGGTAATCTTGAAGTGGCCAACCAAGCAGCAGATGCACTCGTGGACTATTGGTTAACGCGTGTCATCAGTCATGCAGATGCCGAAGAGGAAGGGTTTTACAGTGAAGTCGTGGAACAAAAGCCGAAGATGGAGCATGCGGTCATTCAATTGAAGCGGGATCATGACTTACTTCGCATCATTCTAAAAGATATCCAAGTGCTTCGGGAAACTGAAAATTTAAGTCCAAGCGTTCTACATCGGTTTCATGCGCTATTGGTGGTCAATGAAATACATAGTCGTGACGAAGAGCGTATGCTTTTCGAATAA
- the queF gene encoding preQ(1) synthase, whose amino-acid sequence MAGRDEATLTDLTLLGNQNTKYLFEYSPDILESVDNMHVGRDYFVKFNCPEFTSLCPMTGQPDFATMYISFIPDEKLVESKSLKLYLFSFRNHGDFHEDCVNIIMNDLIKLIEPRYIEVWGKFTPRGGLSIDPYCNYGKPGTKYEQMADHRLINHDLYPEKIDNR is encoded by the coding sequence ATGGCTGGAAGAGATGAAGCAACATTGACCGATTTAACTTTGCTCGGCAATCAAAACACAAAGTACTTATTTGAGTACAGTCCGGATATTTTGGAATCCGTGGACAATATGCATGTGGGGCGTGACTACTTTGTAAAATTCAATTGCCCTGAGTTCACATCCCTCTGTCCAATGACGGGGCAACCTGATTTTGCGACGATGTATATTAGCTTTATTCCTGATGAAAAGCTTGTGGAAAGTAAATCGCTAAAATTATATCTATTCAGCTTCCGAAATCATGGGGATTTCCACGAGGACTGCGTCAATATTATTATGAATGATTTAATCAAACTGATTGAACCACGTTATATCGAAGTATGGGGGAAATTCACGCCACGTGGCGGCTTGTCTATCGATCCTTACTGCAACTACGGCAAGCCAGGGACGAAGTATGAACAGATGGCAGATCACCGCTTGATAAATCACGACTTATACCCTGAGAAAATCGATAACCGATAA
- a CDS encoding MFS transporter translates to MRGFVYLIVFFSFFDLFSQLPVMSPFALSLGATPFIVGLAVGIYSFSNTIGNIISGFMTDRKGPFIILLIGLFAAALSLFLYTLISGPLSLLAVRFVHGFMEGLIVPAAFTFLANRAEESKRGKSVAISGAFVGLAAIVGPAYGGIVAAKTSTPFIMAVNGAIMLVLAISAFFVLRSFTHVRKHTTEQVKHFKVRYLFRHPGMVRAFAGAFFLMFSQGALALVLPLKVEALGFDTKTSGLLLSTFGVVAILIFLLPINRVFDRLRPMVTLAFGISLMGIAMLFLSQVEQLNYLYIAMAIYGTGFAFLFPSINSLLIDSSSAEFRGKAYGYFYAFFSIGVVAGSSVIGYLDLTYKGGFLLTGIVLLIVALYTLIGMRKNAAIDKR, encoded by the coding sequence ATGCGTGGTTTTGTTTATCTGATTGTCTTTTTCTCGTTTTTCGATTTATTTTCTCAATTACCTGTTATGAGTCCATTTGCACTTTCTCTTGGTGCAACACCATTTATAGTTGGACTTGCGGTCGGTATCTATTCTTTTTCTAATACGATTGGCAATATTATTTCCGGTTTCATGACAGACCGTAAAGGACCATTTATTATTTTACTCATTGGGCTGTTTGCAGCGGCATTGTCTTTGTTTCTTTATACGTTAATATCAGGTCCTCTGTCATTACTCGCTGTCCGATTTGTTCATGGTTTCATGGAAGGGCTGATTGTCCCGGCGGCTTTCACATTTTTAGCGAATCGTGCGGAAGAATCCAAACGTGGTAAAAGCGTAGCAATTTCCGGTGCGTTCGTTGGCTTGGCTGCCATTGTAGGTCCAGCTTACGGCGGTATTGTTGCTGCTAAAACGAGTACGCCATTTATCATGGCTGTCAACGGCGCTATCATGCTAGTGTTGGCCATCAGTGCGTTCTTTGTACTTCGTTCATTTACACATGTCCGAAAGCATACAACAGAACAAGTGAAGCATTTCAAAGTCCGCTATCTGTTCCGTCATCCAGGTATGGTTCGAGCATTTGCGGGTGCATTCTTTTTAATGTTTTCACAAGGCGCGCTTGCACTTGTGTTGCCGCTCAAAGTGGAGGCACTTGGCTTTGATACGAAAACAAGTGGCTTGTTATTAAGCACATTTGGCGTCGTTGCTATTCTCATTTTTTTATTGCCTATCAATCGGGTTTTCGACCGTCTACGTCCAATGGTCACATTGGCATTCGGAATTTCGCTAATGGGCATCGCTATGCTGTTCCTAAGTCAAGTTGAACAATTGAATTACTTGTACATTGCGATGGCGATTTACGGGACAGGCTTTGCATTCCTTTTCCCTTCCATCAACTCCTTACTGATTGACTCGTCTTCCGCAGAGTTCCGCGGAAAAGCCTATGGCTATTTCTATGCATTCTTTTCGATTGGTGTCGTTGCGGGATCTAGCGTTATTGGCTATCTCGACCTTACCTATAAAGGTGGTTTTTTGCTGACAGGCATCGTGTTGCTCATCGTTGCTTTGTATACGTTAATTGGCATGCGAAAAAATGCAGCTATTGACAAACGTTAA